A window of the Alphaproteobacteria bacterium genome harbors these coding sequences:
- the hscB gene encoding Fe-S protein assembly co-chaperone HscB, with protein sequence MNFEAHHTDGLEACVVECWSCKGPASPRALFCSVCGAVQPPRPLDHFQRLGLMPSFDIDQGELERHYFGFQRRLHPDRFAAKSGKERLNSQQQAMALNESYETLKDPLKRAAYLLKLKGKKVDDADGATISDPMLLMEQMEAREALMEADSAEQVQAILARTESDIAYAVDDLSQAFQAGCLDGAAKLVLKMKYLLRLSDEARGRKARLMKGA encoded by the coding sequence ATGAATTTCGAAGCGCATCATACAGACGGGCTTGAAGCCTGTGTCGTCGAGTGTTGGTCCTGCAAGGGGCCAGCCAGCCCGCGCGCTCTGTTCTGTTCGGTCTGCGGAGCCGTGCAGCCGCCGCGCCCGCTCGATCATTTCCAGCGGCTGGGCCTGATGCCCAGCTTCGACATCGATCAGGGCGAGCTTGAACGGCACTATTTTGGTTTTCAGCGCCGATTGCATCCCGACCGCTTCGCCGCCAAGTCGGGCAAGGAACGGCTGAACAGCCAGCAGCAGGCGATGGCGTTGAACGAATCCTACGAGACGCTGAAAGACCCGTTGAAGCGCGCCGCCTATCTGTTGAAGCTGAAAGGCAAGAAGGTGGACGACGCCGACGGGGCCACGATTTCCGATCCCATGCTTTTGATGGAACAGATGGAAGCCAGGGAAGCCCTGATGGAAGCCGATTCGGCCGAGCAGGTGCAGGCCATTCTGGCCAGGACGGAATCGGACATCGCCTATGCCGTCGACGACCTGTCGCAGGCCTTTCAGGCCGGTTGCCTGGACGGCGCGGCCAAACTGGTGCTGAAAATGAAATATCTGCTGCGCCTGTCCGACGAGGCCAGGGGGCGCAAGGCGCGCCTGATGAAGGGGGCATAG
- a CDS encoding iron-sulfur cluster assembly accessory protein, giving the protein MDRPTPLTITDAAAERVKALIAKRGKPTAGIRIGVRSKGCSGMSYTVEFADEKSPYDETVEDKGVTVYIDPKATMFILGTEMDYVEEQMKSGFVFRNPNEKGRCGCGESFHI; this is encoded by the coding sequence ATGGACAGGCCAACACCACTTACCATCACCGATGCCGCCGCCGAGCGCGTGAAGGCTTTGATCGCCAAGCGCGGCAAGCCGACGGCGGGCATTCGCATCGGCGTTCGTTCCAAGGGCTGCTCGGGCATGTCCTACACGGTCGAATTCGCAGACGAGAAAAGCCCCTATGACGAAACGGTCGAGGACAAGGGCGTCACGGTCTACATCGATCCCAAGGCGACCATGTTCATTTTGGGCACCGAGATGGATTATGTCGAAGAGCAGATGAAAAGCGGTTTCGTCTTCCGCAATCCCAACGAGAAGGGGCGCTGCGGCTGCGGCGAGTCCTTCCATATCTGA
- the iscU gene encoding Fe-S cluster assembly scaffold IscU, translated as MSYSDKVIDHFENPRNVGSLNKDDTHVGTGLVGAPACGDVMRLQIQVSPEGIIEDAKFKTFGCGSAIASSSLVTEWVKGKTLDEAAAIKNTHIAEHLALPPVKIHCSVLAEDAIKAAISDYKTKHGAGKDGEAAE; from the coding sequence ATGTCATACAGCGACAAGGTCATCGACCATTTCGAGAATCCCAGGAATGTGGGTTCCCTGAACAAGGACGATACGCATGTCGGCACCGGTCTGGTTGGCGCGCCCGCCTGCGGCGACGTCATGCGCCTGCAAATCCAGGTCAGCCCCGAAGGCATCATCGAGGACGCCAAGTTCAAGACCTTCGGTTGCGGATCGGCCATCGCTTCCAGTTCGCTGGTCACCGAATGGGTGAAGGGCAAGACGCTGGACGAAGCGGCGGCCATCAAGAACACCCATATCGCCGAACATCTGGCGTTGCCGCCGGTCAAGATCCATTGTTCGGTGCTGGCCGAGGACGCCATCAAGGCGGCGATCAGCGACTACAAGACGAAACACGGCGCCGGCAAAGACGGCGAAGCGGCGGAGTAA
- a CDS encoding IscS subfamily cysteine desulfurase, translating to MNHSPANDQPRPIYLDYQATTPCDPRVVQAMLPYFTEKFGNPHSRNHMYGWEAEEAVEKARGQIGAIIGASDKEIIFTSGATESNNLAIKGVAQFYKGKKNHIVTVVTEHKCVLDTCRHLELEGFEITYLPVKQDGLIDLDQLKSAIKDTTVLVSVMAVNNEIGVIQPMAEIGAICRSKGVFFHTDCAQAVGKIPLDVDAMNIDLMSISGHKIYGPKGVGALYVRRKPRVRVLAQINGGGQERGMRSGTLATPLCVGLGEACEIAKAEMDDEAKRLTAMRDRFHKRVTDGLPEVFLNGHPQHRVPGNLNLSFAFVEGEGLMMAVKELAVSSGSACTSASLEPSYVLRALGLEAEMAHTSLRIGIGRFTTEAELEFAADLLIERVTKLRSFSPLWEMAQQGIDIKSIQWAEH from the coding sequence ATGAACCATTCGCCTGCCAACGACCAGCCCCGGCCGATCTATCTCGACTATCAGGCCACCACGCCTTGCGACCCCCGGGTCGTGCAGGCGATGCTGCCTTATTTCACCGAGAAGTTCGGCAATCCGCATTCGCGCAACCACATGTATGGCTGGGAAGCGGAAGAGGCGGTCGAGAAGGCCAGGGGACAGATCGGCGCCATCATCGGAGCCTCGGACAAGGAGATCATCTTCACGTCGGGCGCCACCGAGTCCAACAATCTGGCGATCAAGGGCGTGGCCCAGTTCTACAAGGGCAAGAAGAATCACATCGTGACGGTGGTGACCGAGCATAAATGCGTGCTGGACACCTGCCGTCACCTCGAGCTTGAAGGGTTCGAGATCACCTATCTGCCGGTCAAGCAAGACGGGCTTATCGACCTGGATCAGTTGAAATCAGCCATCAAGGACACGACGGTTCTGGTTTCGGTGATGGCGGTCAACAACGAGATCGGCGTCATTCAGCCGATGGCCGAGATCGGCGCCATTTGCCGGTCGAAGGGCGTCTTCTTCCATACCGATTGCGCGCAGGCGGTGGGCAAGATTCCGCTGGATGTCGACGCCATGAACATCGATCTGATGAGCATTTCCGGCCACAAGATTTACGGCCCCAAGGGTGTCGGCGCGCTTTACGTGCGCAGAAAGCCCCGCGTGCGGGTGCTGGCGCAGATCAATGGCGGCGGCCAAGAGCGCGGCATGCGTTCGGGCACGCTGGCCACCCCCTTATGCGTCGGCCTGGGCGAGGCTTGCGAGATCGCCAAGGCGGAAATGGATGACGAGGCCAAGCGCCTGACGGCCATGCGCGACCGCTTCCATAAACGAGTGACCGACGGGCTGCCCGAAGTGTTTCTGAACGGCCACCCCCAGCACCGCGTGCCGGGAAATCTCAACCTGTCCTTCGCCTTCGTCGAGGGTGAGGGGCTGATGATGGCGGTCAAGGAACTGGCGGTGTCCTCGGGGTCGGCTTGCACATCGGCGTCGCTGGAACCTTCGTATGTGCTGCGGGCGCTGGGCCTTGAGGCAGAGATGGCGCATACGTCCTTGCGCATCGGCATCGGGCGCTTCACCACCGAGGCCGAACTGGAATTCGCGGCCGATCTTCTGATCGAGCGGGTGACGAAATTGCGCTCGTTCAGCCCGCTTTGGGAAATGGCTCAACAGGGCATCGACATCAAGTCGATCCAGTGGGCGGAACATTAA
- a CDS encoding Rrf2 family transcriptional regulator, which yields MKLSTKGRYAVMAMVDLATKGQGQPVALADIADRQEISLSYLEQLFGRLRKGGIVKSVRGPGGGYLLARAPNQTRISDIVLAVDEPLQTTRCMPGQPAGCHNNKGRCLTHDLWEELGNQIYLFLSSVTLDDVCQRRVLGTSGVFHAAGATGAQAAE from the coding sequence GTGAAGTTAAGCACCAAGGGACGCTACGCCGTCATGGCGATGGTCGATCTGGCCACCAAGGGACAAGGCCAGCCGGTGGCTCTGGCCGACATCGCCGACCGCCAGGAAATTTCGCTTTCTTATCTCGAGCAATTGTTCGGGCGTCTGCGCAAGGGCGGCATCGTGAAAAGCGTTCGCGGTCCCGGCGGCGGCTATCTTCTGGCCCGCGCCCCCAACCAGACCCGCATTTCCGACATCGTGCTGGCCGTCGACGAACCCTTGCAGACCACGCGCTGCATGCCCGGCCAGCCTGCGGGATGCCACAACAACAAGGGCCGCTGCCTGACCCACGACCTGTGGGAAGAATTGGGCAACCAGATTTATCTGTTCCTAAGCTCGGTCACGCTGGACGATGTGTGCCAGCGCCGCGTCTTGGGCACCAGCGGCGTCTTCCACGCCGCAGGGGCCACGGGCGCCCAGGCGGCGGAATAA
- the cysE gene encoding serine O-acetyltransferase: MFKSLREDIASIAQRDPAARSNLEILFCYPGLHALLFYRLAHWLWAYEFKLLGRFLSQIGRILTGVEIHPGATIGKRLFIDHGMGVVIGETAVIGDDVTLYHGVTLGGTSLHKGKRHPTLEDGVIVGSGAQILGPHVVGEGARIGANAVVLSDVPKGVTMVGIPARVAMRRLKKDEEHAFHAYGLTSEHLPDPVARTAETLHRQVLQLTQRLEELEHRLADAEGVKDSPSPPVVHETRAAGHG; encoded by the coding sequence ATGTTCAAGAGTCTTCGCGAAGATATCGCCTCGATCGCCCAGCGCGATCCCGCAGCCCGTTCAAATCTCGAGATATTGTTCTGCTATCCGGGCCTGCACGCCCTGCTCTTCTACCGCCTCGCGCACTGGCTGTGGGCCTATGAATTCAAGCTGTTGGGTCGTTTCCTCTCGCAAATCGGGCGCATTCTGACCGGGGTCGAGATCCATCCCGGGGCGACCATCGGCAAACGCCTGTTCATCGACCACGGCATGGGCGTGGTGATCGGCGAGACCGCCGTTATCGGCGACGATGTCACTCTTTACCACGGCGTGACCCTGGGCGGCACCAGCCTGCACAAGGGCAAGCGCCATCCTACCTTGGAAGATGGGGTGATCGTGGGATCGGGCGCCCAGATTTTGGGGCCGCATGTGGTCGGCGAGGGGGCCAGGATCGGCGCCAATGCCGTCGTGCTGTCCGACGTGCCCAAGGGCGTCACCATGGTCGGCATTCCGGCCAGGGTCGCCATGCGTCGCCTGAAGAAGGACGAGGAACATGCCTTCCACGCCTACGGGTTGACCAGCGAGCACCTGCCCGATCCGGTGGCACGTACCGCCGAAACCCTGCATCGTCAGGTTTTGCAGCTTACCCAGCGCCTTGAGGAGCTGGAACATCGTCTGGCCGATGCCGAGGGGGTCAAGGATTCCCCAAGCCCGCCAGTCGTTCACGAAACACGCGCCGCCGGTCACGGTTGA
- a CDS encoding alpha/beta hydrolase: MPDVIFQGPEGRIEGRYTHGKEANAPIALVLHPHPQRGGTMNNKVVYTLYHSFVNRGFSTLRFNFRGVGRSQGRFDNGQGELSDAASALDWLQTYNPNAPGCWIAGYSFGAWIGMQLLMRRPEIEGFISVSPPASIYDFTFLAPCPASGLIVHGTADEVIPEASAAKLAHKLGSQKGIEVTYKTISGATHFYTEQLEDLGSIAGNYLDKALEKPKAA; the protein is encoded by the coding sequence ATGCCCGACGTCATTTTCCAGGGCCCCGAGGGCCGGATCGAAGGCCGTTACACCCACGGCAAGGAAGCCAACGCGCCGATCGCCCTCGTTTTGCACCCGCATCCGCAGCGGGGCGGCACCATGAACAACAAGGTGGTCTATACGCTGTACCACTCGTTCGTGAATCGCGGCTTTTCCACCTTGCGCTTCAATTTCCGCGGCGTCGGCCGCTCGCAGGGCCGTTTCGACAACGGCCAGGGCGAATTGTCGGACGCCGCCTCGGCGCTCGATTGGCTGCAAACCTACAATCCCAACGCGCCCGGCTGCTGGATCGCGGGCTATTCCTTCGGGGCTTGGATCGGCATGCAGCTTTTGATGCGCCGCCCCGAGATCGAGGGGTTCATCTCGGTCTCGCCGCCCGCCAGCATCTATGATTTCACTTTCTTGGCGCCTTGTCCGGCCTCGGGCCTGATCGTGCATGGCACGGCCGACGAAGTGATCCCCGAGGCTTCCGCCGCCAAACTGGCCCACAAGCTGGGCAGCCAGAAGGGGATCGAGGTGACCTACAAGACCATCTCGGGCGCCACCCATTTCTACACCGAGCAGCTTGAAGACCTGGGCTCCATCGCGGGCAATTATCTCGACAAGGCCCTGGAGAAACCCAAGGCTGCCTGA
- a CDS encoding twin-arginine translocation signal domain-containing protein yields the protein MRHPLSRRNFLAGSAALGAASLAPTRRSMGAATALRGLVIMVQFPDVSLRIDQGYVDSRFQSLDAYVQEMSYGAKSLDTKLSGWRMMPDPLSRYAISPVNLQVDKSRVTKLIQDAIDVVDGDYDFSAFDYMAVFMRARFVDYGMVGLCGYPGMLGWQSGVPFKSRSGQQVPGGVAIFTVSAHLGTLFHDCAHVWGGVQDGKRRVPCLYDHDLQVLYPTLDRGWANALINMGFWDPMSCHAYKRDLPPPGISSWTKLRLGWLDGGKVREFGLAESSGEIVLGPLEDGSFETLAVRIPMTDGTFLLVENRQPIGGFDPHLPGSGVLIMRADDKVGECRHGRAPVRLVNADPSHPFLTGAAFDVGGRDAYTSVQDGVEIKVLERLNHARRIAVRRLT from the coding sequence ATGCGCCATCCATTGTCCCGAAGGAACTTTCTGGCAGGCTCGGCCGCATTGGGGGCCGCCTCGTTGGCGCCGACGCGCCGATCCATGGGCGCAGCCACGGCCCTTCGCGGATTGGTGATTATGGTGCAGTTTCCGGACGTTTCCTTGCGCATCGACCAGGGTTATGTCGATTCTCGATTCCAGTCGTTGGATGCCTATGTGCAGGAAATGTCCTATGGCGCAAAAAGCCTGGATACCAAATTAAGCGGCTGGCGGATGATGCCCGATCCGCTTTCACGCTACGCTATTTCGCCGGTCAACTTGCAAGTCGACAAAAGCCGAGTGACGAAATTGATTCAAGACGCTATCGACGTTGTGGATGGCGACTACGATTTTTCCGCTTTCGACTATATGGCCGTTTTCATGCGGGCGCGTTTCGTCGATTATGGGATGGTCGGTCTTTGCGGTTATCCCGGCATGCTGGGATGGCAAAGCGGCGTGCCGTTCAAATCGCGAAGCGGCCAACAAGTGCCCGGCGGCGTGGCGATCTTCACCGTTTCCGCCCATTTGGGAACCCTGTTCCACGACTGCGCCCATGTGTGGGGCGGGGTCCAAGACGGCAAGCGCAGGGTGCCCTGCCTTTACGATCACGATCTACAGGTCCTTTATCCGACCTTGGACAGGGGCTGGGCCAATGCGCTGATCAACATGGGGTTCTGGGACCCGATGTCTTGCCATGCCTACAAGCGCGACCTGCCGCCGCCGGGCATTTCATCCTGGACCAAATTGCGCCTGGGCTGGCTTGATGGCGGCAAGGTCAGAGAATTCGGACTTGCCGAGTCGTCGGGCGAAATCGTGTTGGGACCGCTCGAGGATGGATCGTTTGAAACCCTGGCGGTTCGCATCCCGATGACGGACGGCACATTTTTGCTGGTCGAAAACCGCCAGCCGATCGGCGGCTTTGATCCCCATCTTCCCGGAAGCGGCGTTCTGATCATGCGTGCAGATGACAAGGTTGGCGAATGCCGCCATGGCCGCGCCCCAGTGCGTCTGGTCAACGCCGATCCCTCGCACCCTTTCCTGACTGGGGCGGCCTTCGATGTGGGTGGGCGCGATGCCTATACGAGTGTCCAGGATGGCGTCGAAATAAAAGTCCTAGAACGCCTGAACCATGCCCGCCGGATTGCGGTGCGCAGGCTGACTTGA
- a CDS encoding anhydro-N-acetylmuramic acid kinase has translation MWVLGLMSGTSMDGVDAALIETDGVKVTAFGPSLFLDYDEPFRERLRDVLGLPDPPVDLVLDLTMRHVQAVRQLLAMPGAKADLIGFHGHTVLHRPQQRMTLQIGDGQLLAGETGIDVVADFRSNDVAHGGQGAPLVPVFHAALADNLEKPLALLNIGGVANVTYIGPNGGVLAFDTGPGNALIDDWMLAMTGYPIDLDGRLAQDGVVDKDAVEEFLGHSWFSAPPPKSLDRDEFSLLAKGLMGGLAPADGAATLCAFTARSVVRAVDFLPRIPKRWLVAGGGRKNPVMMEALRRGLNVPVDAVEAVGWQGDALEAQAFAYLAARSVAGLPLSFPGTTGVPEPMTGGRLFRP, from the coding sequence ATGTGGGTCCTGGGTCTGATGAGCGGCACCAGCATGGACGGCGTGGACGCCGCCCTGATCGAGACCGACGGCGTCAAAGTGACCGCTTTCGGCCCCAGTCTGTTCCTGGACTATGACGAGCCGTTCCGCGAGCGGCTGCGCGACGTTCTGGGCCTGCCCGACCCACCCGTCGATCTGGTCTTGGACCTGACCATGCGCCATGTCCAGGCGGTCAGGCAGCTATTGGCCATGCCGGGCGCCAAAGCCGATTTGATCGGTTTTCATGGCCATACCGTGCTGCATCGGCCCCAGCAACGCATGACCTTGCAGATCGGCGATGGCCAGTTGCTGGCTGGAGAGACCGGCATCGACGTGGTGGCCGACTTTCGTTCGAACGACGTCGCCCATGGCGGGCAGGGCGCGCCCCTGGTGCCGGTCTTCCATGCCGCCCTTGCCGACAATTTGGAAAAGCCATTGGCCTTGCTGAATATCGGCGGCGTGGCCAATGTCACCTATATCGGCCCCAATGGCGGCGTGCTGGCCTTCGACACCGGCCCCGGCAACGCCTTGATCGACGATTGGATGCTGGCCATGACCGGCTATCCGATCGATCTGGACGGGCGCTTGGCCCAGGACGGGGTGGTCGACAAGGACGCCGTCGAGGAGTTCCTGGGCCATTCCTGGTTCTCGGCGCCGCCGCCAAAATCGCTCGACCGCGACGAGTTTTCTTTGTTGGCCAAGGGATTGATGGGCGGATTGGCGCCCGCCGACGGGGCCGCCACCCTATGCGCCTTTACGGCCCGGTCGGTGGTGCGGGCCGTCGATTTCCTACCCCGTATTCCCAAACGCTGGCTGGTTGCGGGCGGCGGGCGCAAAAATCCGGTGATGATGGAAGCCTTGCGCCGGGGCCTCAATGTGCCGGTCGATGCGGTTGAAGCGGTGGGCTGGCAGGGCGACGCGCTGGAAGCCCAGGCCTTCGCCTATCTGGCGGCTCGCAGCGTGGCTGGCCTGCCGCTGTCATTCCCCGGCACGACGGGCGTGCCGGAACCCATGACCGGCGGGCGGTTGTTCAGGCCCTAA
- a CDS encoding tyrosine--tRNA ligase → MTTLRSDFLKAAKARGYVHQCTDEQALDQRLTSGVVPAYIGFDCTAPSLHVGSLVSIMLLRLLQKSGHKPIVLMGGGTTKVGDPSGKDESRKLLTDADIAANMAGIKQVFSRFLTFGDGPTDAVMVNNADWLDKLHYIAFLRDYGRHFTINRMMSFDSVKLRLEREQPLTFLEFNYMILQAYDFVELARHYKCALQMGGSDQWGNIVNGVELGRRAENQELFGLTTPLLTTSSGAKMGKTAAGAVWLNPDMLSPYDYWQFWRNTEDADVGRFLRLFTELSEAEISRLESQEGAGINEAKKILAGEATRMAHGEDAAKSAAETARKTFEEGGLSADLPTLTLEAEETVYALLVKAGMAASNGEARRLIKGGGIKLNDAPVTDEMAKLAPADLKDGPIKLSAGKKRHALIKSA, encoded by the coding sequence ATGACCACGCTTCGCTCGGATTTCCTGAAGGCCGCCAAGGCCCGCGGCTATGTCCACCAATGCACCGACGAACAGGCGCTGGATCAGCGCCTGACGTCGGGCGTGGTTCCGGCCTATATCGGCTTCGACTGCACGGCCCCCAGCTTGCATGTGGGCAGTCTGGTCTCGATCATGCTGCTGCGCCTGTTGCAAAAGTCGGGACACAAACCGATCGTGCTGATGGGCGGCGGCACCACCAAGGTGGGCGACCCTTCCGGCAAGGACGAAAGCCGCAAACTGCTGACCGACGCCGACATCGCCGCCAACATGGCGGGCATCAAGCAGGTCTTCTCGCGCTTCCTGACCTTCGGCGACGGCCCCACCGACGCCGTGATGGTCAACAATGCCGACTGGCTGGACAAGCTGCACTACATCGCCTTCCTGCGCGATTACGGTCGCCACTTCACCATCAACCGCATGATGAGCTTCGATTCCGTGAAGCTGCGCCTCGAGCGCGAGCAGCCGCTGACCTTCCTGGAATTCAACTACATGATCTTGCAGGCCTACGACTTCGTCGAGTTGGCCAGACATTACAAATGCGCGCTGCAGATGGGCGGCTCGGACCAATGGGGCAATATCGTCAACGGCGTGGAACTGGGACGACGCGCCGAGAATCAGGAACTGTTCGGCCTGACCACGCCGCTGCTCACCACATCGTCGGGCGCCAAGATGGGCAAAACGGCGGCGGGTGCTGTGTGGCTGAACCCCGACATGCTCTCGCCCTACGACTATTGGCAGTTCTGGCGCAACACCGAAGACGCCGACGTAGGCCGTTTCCTGCGCCTGTTCACCGAATTGTCCGAGGCGGAGATTTCGCGCCTGGAAAGCCAGGAAGGGGCGGGCATCAACGAAGCCAAGAAGATTCTGGCGGGCGAAGCCACCCGCATGGCGCATGGCGAGGACGCTGCAAAATCCGCCGCCGAGACCGCCCGCAAAACCTTCGAGGAAGGCGGTTTAAGCGCCGATCTGCCCACGCTGACGCTGGAAGCCGAGGAAACCGTCTATGCGCTTCTGGTCAAGGCGGGCATGGCCGCCTCGAACGGCGAGGCCAGGCGTCTGATCAAAGGCGGCGGCATCAAGCTGAACGACGCGCCGGTCACCGACGAAATGGCCAAGCTGGCGCCAGCCGATCTTAAAGATGGGCCGATTAAATTGTCCGCCGGAAAGAAGCGCCACGCCCTGATCAAAAGCGCCTGA
- a CDS encoding CZB domain-containing protein, whose amino-acid sequence MTERSISLTLRIALGLVLVSVFTAFIGTTVQYFYLNGVIDHAAERELNSHFERLINLMDERARQGEAMSALVASIPDVAEAHAKGERKRLADLFGPGYKDFAKTYGVEQFQFHTPPATSFLRIHKLDKFGDDLSSFRFTVLEANKEKKPVLGLESGVADLGIRAVVPVSHQGKHVGTVEFGMSFGPAFFQTYKERTGVDVALRRRSEKGLSTFASTFGDLPAVGEEGLTRALNGETVLKHLPGENRFALARSIKDYKGNPLGVVELVMDSSAYAAQAQNAVFAGGAIALLAVLAASAIGFFIAHGIALPIRRMTEAMDRFAKRDFAMEVPAQNRKDEIGRMARAVQFFKERGLELAKMEDERESRMAELGRKEADLSREAKGHLAGIVSAAIQSNEAIVTFVNMMQEIRQVSAQSQSVAAAVEEMVANIQTISQTGNQVASDARHAEEATGTGAHNANNAVGSMEAIQSSVAETEASVDRLSEASAQIGEIVDQIEAIAKQTNLLALNATIEAARAGEAGKGFAVVAGEVKNLATQTGKATDDIRSRIEHLRSEMGRIVSDMHESADAVDQGRGVITQLRDQLSDISGRVASVTSSMQDIAGILTQQGQAASEVSSGTQMIASIAAKNQDEINIVLDAMDKAGATLEERVNFFAKSQEARVLVEVAKNDHVSFKRRIVETLAGRRDLKADQLADHHTCRLGKWYDAQKDPALVSLPAFKNLLDPHQRVHAHGKEALRRFDAGDMNGAVAEMGRLNTASHEVLDLLDAIAKDLDAAKAA is encoded by the coding sequence ATGACCGAACGTTCCATCTCGTTGACCCTGCGCATCGCGCTGGGGTTGGTTTTGGTGTCCGTCTTTACCGCTTTTATCGGCACCACGGTTCAGTATTTCTATCTGAACGGTGTGATCGACCACGCCGCGGAGCGCGAACTGAACTCGCACTTTGAGCGGCTGATCAATCTGATGGACGAGCGTGCCCGCCAGGGCGAAGCCATGTCGGCTCTGGTCGCCAGCATCCCCGACGTGGCCGAGGCGCACGCCAAGGGCGAACGCAAGCGCTTGGCCGACCTGTTCGGCCCCGGCTACAAGGATTTCGCCAAGACCTATGGCGTCGAGCAGTTCCAGTTTCACACCCCGCCCGCCACCTCGTTTCTGCGCATCCACAAGCTGGACAAGTTCGGCGACGATCTGTCGTCCTTCCGCTTTACCGTTCTGGAGGCCAACAAAGAGAAGAAGCCCGTCCTGGGCCTGGAATCGGGCGTGGCCGATCTGGGCATCCGCGCCGTCGTGCCGGTTTCGCATCAGGGCAAACATGTCGGCACGGTCGAATTCGGCATGAGCTTCGGCCCCGCCTTCTTCCAAACCTACAAGGAGCGCACCGGCGTTGACGTGGCGCTGCGCAGGCGCTCGGAAAAGGGTTTGTCCACCTTCGCTTCGACCTTCGGCGATCTGCCAGCCGTCGGCGAGGAAGGTCTGACCAGGGCCTTGAACGGCGAAACCGTTCTCAAGCACCTGCCGGGCGAGAACCGCTTCGCTCTGGCGCGCTCAATCAAGGATTACAAGGGCAACCCCCTGGGCGTCGTCGAGCTGGTGATGGACAGCAGCGCCTATGCCGCCCAGGCGCAAAACGCCGTCTTTGCCGGCGGCGCCATCGCGCTGCTGGCGGTGCTGGCCGCCTCGGCCATCGGTTTCTTCATCGCCCACGGCATCGCCCTTCCCATCCGGCGCATGACCGAGGCTATGGACCGTTTCGCAAAACGCGACTTCGCCATGGAGGTTCCGGCGCAGAACCGCAAGGATGAAATCGGGCGCATGGCCAGGGCGGTGCAATTCTTCAAGGAGCGCGGGCTGGAACTGGCCAAAATGGAAGACGAGCGCGAATCGCGCATGGCCGAACTTGGCCGCAAGGAAGCCGACCTCAGTCGGGAGGCGAAAGGGCATCTGGCGGGCATCGTCTCGGCGGCCATTCAGTCGAACGAGGCGATCGTCACCTTCGTCAACATGATGCAGGAAATCCGCCAGGTCAGCGCGCAAAGCCAATCCGTGGCCGCCGCGGTCGAGGAAATGGTGGCCAACATCCAGACTATTTCGCAAACCGGCAATCAGGTGGCGTCCGACGCCCGCCACGCCGAGGAAGCGACCGGCACGGGCGCCCACAATGCCAACAACGCCGTGGGCAGCATGGAGGCCATTCAAAGCAGCGTTGCCGAAACCGAGGCCAGCGTTGACCGCTTGAGCGAGGCCTCGGCCCAGATCGGCGAGATCGTCGACCAAATCGAAGCCATCGCCAAGCAGACCAACCTGCTGGCCTTGAACGCGACGATTGAGGCGGCCAGGGCGGGCGAAGCAGGCAAGGGCTTCGCCGTGGTGGCGGGCGAGGTCAAGAATCTCGCCACCCAGACCGGCAAGGCCACCGACGACATCCGCTCTCGCATCGAACATCTGCGCTCGGAGATGGGCCGCATCGTCAGCGACATGCATGAAAGCGCCGACGCCGTCGATCAGGGGCGCGGCGTGATCACCCAGTTGCGCGATCAGTTGAGCGACATTTCAGGGCGCGTCGCTTCCGTCACCTCCAGCATGCAAGACATTGCGGGCATTCTGACCCAGCAGGGCCAAGCCGCCAGCGAAGTGTCGAGCGGCACGCAGATGATCGCCAGCATCGCCGCCAAGAACCAAGACGAGATCAACATCGTTCTCGACGCCATGGACAAGGCCGGAGCCACGCTGGAGGAGCGCGTCAACTTCTTCGCCAAGTCGCAAGAAGCCCGCGTGCTGGTCGAGGTGGCCAAGAACGACCATGTCTCGTTCAAGCGGCGCATCGTCGAAACCCTGGCCGGACGGCGCGACCTGAAAGCCGACCAACTGGCCGACCATCACACCTGCCGCCTGGGCAAATGGTACGATGCCCAGAAGGACCCGGCCTTGGTCAGCCTTCCCGCCTTCAAGAATTTGCTCGATCCGCACCAGCGCGTCCATGCGCACGGCAAGGAGGCGCTCAGGCGTTTCGATGCCGGCGACATGAACGGAGCGGTCGCAGAAATGGGAAGGCTCAACACGGCCTCGCACGAGGTGCTGGATCTTCTGGACGCCATCGCCAAGGATCTGGACGCCGCGAAGGCGGCTTAA